The genomic segment TGAGTTGCGTGGTGCCGAAGCAATGATTAAAAAGTATGGCGATGCTGCTTCCGGCGGAATGATAAAGCATGTTACTTATCCAGATAATTTTACGCAAGAACTAGAAACTACTATTGGAACAATTACTGGTCTTGCAGATGATGCAGACATGAAAGTAATAGTAGTAAATCAAGCAGTTCCAGGTACTGTTGCAGCATTTAAGCAGATTCGTGAAAAAAGACCTGATATATTATTGTTAGCTAATTCTTCTCAAGAAGATAGTGCTATGATTGAAGAAGCTGCGGATTTAGTTGTGGATCCTGATAACGTAAGCCGTGGATACCTTATGATACTCGCTGCGAAAAAGATGGGCGCAAAAACTTTCGTGCACATTTCTTTCCCTAGACATATGAGTATAGAACTTCTTTCACTCAGAAAAAATATTATGGAACAAGCTTGTAAAGACTTAGGAATTAAATTCGTATTTGAAACAGCTCCAGACCCTACCAGTGACGTTGGAGTTCCAGGAGCACAACAATTTATTCTTGAAAAAATGCCTGCATGGGTTGAAAAATATGGAGAAGATACAGCATTTTTCTGCACAAATGATGCTCAAACAGAGCCACTTCTAAAACGTGTTGCAGAACTGGGGGCGATATTTGTTGAACCAGATCTTCCTTCACCAGTAATGGGGTATCCGGGTGCATTCGGTATTGATTTAAAAGAAGAAGCTGGAGATTGGCCTGCTATCCTTAAAAAAGTTGAAGAAACTGTAGTTGCTAAAGGTGGTTCTGAAAGAATGGGTACATGGGCATTTTCTTATGGATACACAGCTAGTGAAGGTTTAGTAGAATATGGCAAGAACGTGGTAGAAGGCACAATGCAAAAGGGCAATCTTTCTGATGTAATAAAGGCATTTGGTGCATATACACCAGGCGCTGAGTGGAATGGTTCACTGTATACAGATAGAGTTAGTGGAAACGAGATTTCTAACCACGTAATGATTTATCAAGACACTTATGTATTTGGAAAAGGATACCTAGGTAACAGTAAAGAAGTTGTACCAGCACAATATAAGCTTACAAAATAAGCTAAAAAATATTGAACATTTAGGAAGCGGTCTATATAGACTATTCTCAGTGTATTATTATTATTATTATTATTATTATTATTATTATTATAACCAAATAAGTGTGAATTGCTTTGCTTGCATATGTGTGCAAAGTAATTTTCCTTATGTTGGGATAGAGGTGAATTTATTGTCTACAGAAAATGTACTACTTAAGGTAGAAGGCGTTGGCAAAGAATATGACGGAAACAGAGTGCTTAAAGATATAAGTTTCACACTTGAAAAAGGAAAGATATTGGGACTTGTCGGAGAGAATGGAGCGGGCAAATCTACATTGATGAATATCTTATTTGGTATGAAGGTGATTTCTGAAACTGGCGGTTATGAAGGTTCTGTTTATTTAAATGGAGAAAAAATCAAATTCAAGAGCCCTGTGGATGCTTTAAAAGCAGGAATAGGAATGGTACACCAAGAATTTTCACTAATTCCTGGATTTACGGTAGGAGAGAATGTACTTCTTAACATGGAAAAGACCAAGAAAAGCTTGATTTCAAAGGTCCTAGGTAAACGTATGGAAACTATAGACTTACCAGAAATTCGAAAGAGCGCTCAAAAGGCCATAGATACATTAGGGGTTCGGCTGGATACAGAAACACTGGTATCTGAAATGCCAGTTGGGCATAAGCAATTTATAGAAATAGCACGTGAAATTAACAGAAGTGGGGTTAAACTTATTGTTTTGGATGAGCCAACTGCAGTACTTACAGAATCTGAAGCTGAGGTTCTATTGAAATCTATGAGGCTTCTTGCAGATATCGGTATTTCCATTGTGTTTATATCTCACAGACTTCATGAAATAACAGCCATTTGCGATACTATTGTTGTACTCAGGGATGGGTTAGTTGTTGTAGAGACACCAGCAGAGAATGTGGATGTAAGACAAATTGCGGAATGGATGGTAGGTAGAGATGTTGATGCAGAAGCTAAATATATAAGGCCAGTAGTAAAAATTGACGAAAAGGATATAATTTTCGAAACTCGAAATCTCTGGGTGGACATGCCTGGTGAAACAATTAAAAATGTTTCATTAAAGGTTCGTAGAGGTGAAATTTTAGGTATTGGTGGTCTTGCAGGGCAAGGTAAGCTTGGAATTCCTAATGGAATTATGGGACTTTTTATGTCAGGCGGGGAGATTTTCTTTGAGGATAAACCACTCCGTTTAAACAATACATTAAATGCGCTACAAAGTGGCATAGCATTTGTATCTGAGGACCGTAGAGGTGTTGGATTACTTTTAGATGAACCTATTGACTGGAATATTGCTTTTAATGCCATGCAAGTACAAAACAAATTTCTTAAAAGTTATTTAGGGGGGGCGATTAAGTGGCGTGATGAGAAAGCTATGAAAGCATGTGCGCTGGAATACATAAAGTCACTAGAAATTCGGTGCACTAGCCAGCGTCAGCCAGTGCGTAATCTCTCAGGTGGAAATCAACAAAAAGTTTGCCTTGCAAAGGCATTTGCTATGAAGCCAAAGTTACTTTTTGTCTCTGAGCCTACCCGCGGTATAGATGTTGGAGCAAAAAAATTGGTTTTAGATGCATTAAGAAAATATAACGAAGAAAACAACACAACTATAGTTATAATATCCTCAGAACTGGAAGAACTTAAATCTATTAGTGATAGGATAGCTATTGTTTGTGAAGGGAAAATATTTGGTATTCTGCCACCAGATGCTCCTGTAGTTGATTTTGGGTTATTAATGGCGGGAGAATTTAAGATAAACGAAGAGGGTGAAAAAACATGGCTCAGATAAATAAATTCATCAAAAACTTTGGATGGGCTCGCATCATCATTGCCATGTTCCTTTTAGCATTATTTATTGTCGCTCCTATTTTCGGGGTAAAGGTTGATGCATCTTTAAATGATGTTATTGTGCGTTTTGGTATGAGTGGTATTATGGTACTTTCTATGGTGCCTATGATTCAATCAGGATGTGGCCTGAACTTTGGTGTTCCAGTAGGCCTTATATCAGGAATGATGGGGGCCGTGGTGAGCCTAGAGCTTAATCTTACAGGTATGGCAGGAATCGGAGTAGCCTTTCTAGTAGGACTTGCTATGGCCGCAGTTTTGGGTTTTCTTTATGGATTGCTTCTAAATCGAGTTAAAGGCGATGAAATGATTATAGCCACATATGTGGGTTTCTCGTTCGTCTTTTTAATGAATATATTATGGCTCAAACTTCCCTTTAAAAACCCAGCAAGTGTTATGGGGTTCAAAGGTGAGGGGCTTAGGGTCACAATTAGTCTTGAAGAGTACTGGATACATGTACTTAGTGATATCTTAAAAATTCCTGTTTCAAAATATCTAATTATCCCTACAGGAATGATTTTATTTTTTATTCTTATGTGTTTGATAGTTTGGGGATTTTTTAAAACAAAGATTGGTACAGCTATTACAGCGGTGGGCTCTAATCCGGATTATGCAAGGGCGTCAGGAATTAATATTAATAAAATGAGAGTAGTATCAGTAATGCTGTCAACAATGCTAGCGGCAGTTGGTATGATTGTTTTTCAGCAAAGCTTTGGTTTTGTTCAAATGTTCAACTCTCCCTTAGCATTTGTATTTCCATCGGTGGCAGCTGTTCTACTTGGAGGCGCCTGCGTTAATAAAGCAACAATTGCCAATGTAGTTATTGGAACATTTTTGTTTCAAGGTATTTTGACAATGACGCCGTCAGTGATAAACAGCGCCATAAATATTGATATGTCTGAAATCATCCGAATAATAGTTTCTAACGGATTGATTGTATATGCACTGACGCGGAAAGGGAGGTAGGTCATGAAATTTGATAAGAAAAAAATAGGCCCATTACTTACGGGCAGTGTTGTGCCGTTAATGTTTTTAATCATCAGCATAATAGCAATACCGCTTTCACAGTATTCTGGAAGTTATTTGGTGGATCAGATTATAACGAGGCTCGCAAGAAACTCTTTCCTAGTATTATCACTGCTGCTTCCTATTATGGCGGGAATGGGTATCAACTTTGGGATGATTTTAGGTGCTATGGCAGGCCAAATTGGATTGATATTTATCACTGACTGGGGTATTACAGGAGCTCCTGGACTACTACTTGCGGCAATTGTTGCAGCTCCTATAGCTATAGGCCTGGGATATTTTTGTGGCCTTGTACTAAATAGGGCTAAAGGACGTGAGATGATTACTTCCATGGTTCTAGGTCTTTTTATCGCAGGTATCTATCAATTTTTCCTTTTATACCTGTGCGGATCTATAATACCATTTAAGAC from the Clostridium sp. CM027 genome contains:
- a CDS encoding DUF3798 domain-containing protein, coding for MLKRSLAIGLSLVLTLGVVGCAKKTPAGDEAKKMHIGIVTGTVSQGEDELRGAEAMIKKYGDAASGGMIKHVTYPDNFTQELETTIGTITGLADDADMKVIVVNQAVPGTVAAFKQIREKRPDILLLANSSQEDSAMIEEAADLVVDPDNVSRGYLMILAAKKMGAKTFVHISFPRHMSIELLSLRKNIMEQACKDLGIKFVFETAPDPTSDVGVPGAQQFILEKMPAWVEKYGEDTAFFCTNDAQTEPLLKRVAELGAIFVEPDLPSPVMGYPGAFGIDLKEEAGDWPAILKKVEETVVAKGGSERMGTWAFSYGYTASEGLVEYGKNVVEGTMQKGNLSDVIKAFGAYTPGAEWNGSLYTDRVSGNEISNHVMIYQDTYVFGKGYLGNSKEVVPAQYKLTK
- a CDS encoding sugar ABC transporter ATP-binding protein; this translates as MQSNFPYVGIEVNLLSTENVLLKVEGVGKEYDGNRVLKDISFTLEKGKILGLVGENGAGKSTLMNILFGMKVISETGGYEGSVYLNGEKIKFKSPVDALKAGIGMVHQEFSLIPGFTVGENVLLNMEKTKKSLISKVLGKRMETIDLPEIRKSAQKAIDTLGVRLDTETLVSEMPVGHKQFIEIAREINRSGVKLIVLDEPTAVLTESEAEVLLKSMRLLADIGISIVFISHRLHEITAICDTIVVLRDGLVVVETPAENVDVRQIAEWMVGRDVDAEAKYIRPVVKIDEKDIIFETRNLWVDMPGETIKNVSLKVRRGEILGIGGLAGQGKLGIPNGIMGLFMSGGEIFFEDKPLRLNNTLNALQSGIAFVSEDRRGVGLLLDEPIDWNIAFNAMQVQNKFLKSYLGGAIKWRDEKAMKACALEYIKSLEIRCTSQRQPVRNLSGGNQQKVCLAKAFAMKPKLLFVSEPTRGIDVGAKKLVLDALRKYNEENNTTIVIISSELEELKSISDRIAIVCEGKIFGILPPDAPVVDFGLLMAGEFKINEEGEKTWLR
- a CDS encoding ABC transporter permease — protein: MAQINKFIKNFGWARIIIAMFLLALFIVAPIFGVKVDASLNDVIVRFGMSGIMVLSMVPMIQSGCGLNFGVPVGLISGMMGAVVSLELNLTGMAGIGVAFLVGLAMAAVLGFLYGLLLNRVKGDEMIIATYVGFSFVFLMNILWLKLPFKNPASVMGFKGEGLRVTISLEEYWIHVLSDILKIPVSKYLIIPTGMILFFILMCLIVWGFFKTKIGTAITAVGSNPDYARASGININKMRVVSVMLSTMLAAVGMIVFQQSFGFVQMFNSPLAFVFPSVAAVLLGGACVNKATIANVVIGTFLFQGILTMTPSVINSAINIDMSEIIRIIVSNGLIVYALTRKGR